A window of Pelomonas sp. SE-A7 genomic DNA:
GACGAGGCCATGAACGAAGTCGCCGCCCAGCTCCGCCAGCAGCTGCCCGGCATGTCCGAGCAGGACGCCGAGCGCTTCGCCGCCAGCCTGCTGAAGCCCGGCCCCTACACGGCGCTGCAGGCACGGGAAGACCTGCCTCGCGGCCTGCTCACCGCCGGCATCTGCCCGCCCGGCCAGGTCTATCCAGGCGTGCCGCATCGCTACCAGCGCTACCAGTCGGCCGGCTCGCACCCGGCCTACGCGCTGCTCGTGTTCTTGGACGGCGAGCGCTACCTAGGCCCCGAGGCCAACGCGGCCGCCGTGCTCGACCAGTTGGGCCTGCCCTGCGTCGCGCTGTTCGTCGAGCCCGGTGCCGAAGGCCCCGGCCTGCCTATCTATGGCGGTCCCGGCAACCGCAGCATCGAGTACGACAGCCCGGGCGGCGACTATGCGCGCTTCCTGATCGAAGAGCTGATCCCCCATGCGCTTGAAGGCATCGCGCTGGGCCCCGACCGCGCCATCGTCGGCCTGTCC
This region includes:
- a CDS encoding alpha/beta hydrolase-fold protein; the protein is MNEVAAQLRQQLPGMSEQDAERFAASLLKPGPYTALQAREDLPRGLLTAGICPPGQVYPGVPHRYQRYQSAGSHPAYALLVFLDGERYLGPEANAAAVLDQLGLPCVALFVEPGAEGPGLPIYGGPGNRSIEYDSPGGDYARFLIEELIPHALEGIALGPDRAIVGLSSGGHCALNAAWERPDFFNLVASHCGSFVNIRGGHGLASQIRRDGTRTLNKVLLQTGEHDLDIVFGHWPSANRDMAAALSYRGIPHRLVVGEGGHSLAHGGALLPATLRWLFEP